Within the Nitrospira sp. genome, the region CGCTCTAAGGCGGCAATGAGGGCGCTCACTTGCTCTTGATCGGTCTGAGGGAGGTCCAGGAACCGAATTTCCATGCCTGGAAGAAACAACTGGCGCTCGGGCCGTTGTCGGACGCGCACCACGCGTCCTTTCGAGACGATTCGATGCTGAGGTTGGTCGGGTAGCGAAAACTCCACCGACAGTTCAGTACCGACCGGAAGGGGCGTACCCGTTTCGAGAAAGAATCCGTTGCCTCCAAATTCAGCCGTCAACCCCTCGCCAGCTACTGTTCCGCCCGCACGGTAGCGAACCTTAAGTGCCAAGGGGATCATCGGACCATACTCGGTGCTCAGGCCCGAATCGGACTTACGAACGGCAAGATCGATCACCTGAGCCCACGTGACCGTACCTAATACCGTGCCATCCGTCGATACGACCGACAATGTCTCTTGTGTGGCATCTACCGCCAGTGCCGAACCCTGGTAGCCTTCGCTGAGCACTACAGGAAACTTCATAGGTCGCGAGGATTGTACATGGTTTTGTGAAAAACTTTAAGCATGAAACTGGACCGATAGAAAAATTCCAAACCCTAATAAATTGTGTGCATGCAAGAGTCGATCCATAGACAAATGACAATTTTCGTAATCATCCTCTTGTGCAGCTTACCAAAGGACTTACTGGATTGATACCGTGGCGGCCGGGGAAGCCCATTGATGAAAGGGGGCTCGGAATCGTGCACGTGTTGGATCGTCTTGGAACACTCCGGTGGAATGGGTCCAGAAAATCAGACCGCCACTTTGACCTTCACTCAGTCAGTCTCCACCTCGCGAAGGCAAGCGTCACGGCCCTCTGCAGCCGTCAACGAATTCCCAGCGTGCCAACGAACTCGTTGAGGCGTGCATAGTAGGTACGCCCCCCTACCCAGGGAAGGTCGTTGTGCCCTGCACCGTGGACCACATACCATTCCCTTCGTCCTTTGATGCCCTCGAAAACCGCGCGACCGAGCGAGAGGGGGATGATGTCGTCCTGATCACCGTGTATGACGAGTGTCGGAAGTGAAAGGTGTGGGAGCCGATCGACTAAACGGAACCGTGCTCCAAGGAGGAGGTGGACCGGTAGGCCCCAATAATGAATTTTGGCGACCGACTCGATGGATGGGAAAGTTGACTCCAGAATCAACCCACTCGCAGGGCGCTGGCTCGCGACTTCTCCCGCAACCACCCCTCCCAGCGACCGACCGAAGAGGACCACTCGCTCTGGACGGATCCGACGTCGAACGATCAAATAGTCAAACGCCGCGAGGGCGTCTTCATACAGTCCCGGTTCCGAAGGGTGACCCGGGCTTCGTCCGTACCCCCGATAATCGAACACCAAGACCGAAAGACCGAGTCCATGCAGGTCTCGCAGATTCTCCAGTCTATGGGTGAGGTTGCCGGCGTTTCCATGACACCACAGCACAACTGGCGCCCCACGTGAGGCTTCCACGAACCACCCGAATATCTGGCTCCCCGTGGGGGTACGGATCCAAACATCCTCCAATGGCAGACCGCTCGCTTTCCGCCAATCGCGTTCATCCCACGGATGCGGATGGTACACAAACAAACCGTCTAGCAACGCACCATTCCTCCCAGCACGCTCCAAGCCCCTGACTTGAATTGCAAAATGACGTGCACCGGCCTAGCCGCTTGCTACAATCACGATCGCCCGTCTCGGCTGCGAAAGCTGCCCAAGCGGCCCAGGAAGAATACGTTCGGAAGCGACCGTCTCGCAAACCGCCTCCCGCCTCGAACGGGCCGTCCGAAGCTGCGCAGCCTCGCCCTGACTAACCCTGACAAGGCGTGACCGCCGGTCACCATCGTTCGACGCAGAGCATCGGTCGCATGGGCACCGTCCGATGAGACGTCGACTAATAGAACGCTTGGAATGTGAACAGCACATCGTTGTCGTGCTCGCGGTGATGGTATTCCATCCGAGCCACGAAATTTTGACTGATGGTATAGCGTTGCCCGACCATCCAACGCACATCGTCAGAGTGATCTCCCAGCGGATACTTTAGGTAGGTTGTCGTCGCCAATAATTTCCACCGCTCGGTCACATTCGCCAGAACTCCCACCGTCCCCCCACCTCCGACGCGATAGTTGTCCTCATAGGCTTTGCTGTAGTTGGCGTCGACTTCGGCCATGGCGAAGAATACCTCGCGCCGCAGCCACCTGGTTTCGAACGCAGCACCCATTCCTCCGTTCAGATTTCCGTTTGAACACAGCGCGCACCCTCCGTATTTGATCGTGTCCATGCCCACGGAAATCTTCCACGATGGCGCGTGGAACAGCGAATCCATAGGCGAAAGCGAAATGACGTTGGCCGGACTGAATCGCTCGATCCGAGCCTGACTCTCGTTGTGATAGTGCCGAATCGCCACATTGACGAGTTCAATCTGCGCGTCCGGTGTATAGCCCGGATCTGGATCCAGGAGATCATGGTAGGCTCCTCGAAAATTGAACTCTTCAAAAGCCTGATCGTTGCGCCAGCCCGCTCCCACCCCCACACGCTGTGTTCCATGACCATAGTCCGGTCGTTGAGTGAACGGTTCGATCTCAAACTCCGGCGACCGCACCTTCAAGGCACTCCGTGCGCCAAGAATTGCCCGGTTGCGCTGCTTCCAGCTGTTGTCTTTTCCACCCAAGGCATCACTTCGAAGCAGGAGGTAGTCGGATACGGTATCCAGCACGAATGCTTGACGCTTTACCGGGAGCGCCTCAAACTCCGCGTCCTTCCCCAGGACAGGCTGCTCAATCAATCGACCCAACCATGCCCGTTCTTCACCGGACATCGCCTCACGCTTTCGCCGTACGACGGTGGACCGCGAGGGCCGATAACTGACCTCGCTGACCAACCCAGGTATCTCCATCAATACCCGTACCGTATCGGATGGGATCGTGTAAAAAGGGAAGCGATCGGTGAGGCGAAGCTGGGGATCCGCCACGTCAAGGAGCGAGAGGATGTGATACGAGCAGTTCTCTCCGAAAAAATAATAGTCGAATTCCGCATTGCCGAGCTCCCAGGCGTGCATCAAGAGCCTGCGGATCTGAGGAGGTGTGAAGGCAAGGCGATACTCCCATACGTCGCGGTGCTCGATATCTCGATACTCTTGCACCTTGAGGTAGTAGGGAACGGTGCTGAACAGGCCCTTGTAGCCACCAAAGATTCCCTTGATCGGATACTCAATGCCCGCATCCGGCGGCATATCGGCGGCGTAGTTGATCGTATAGGCGAGAATGCGCGTCTGTGGTGTTTGACCGCGCTGATCGATCCGCAAAAAAGTGTGCCCGAACATAGAGGAGGGGTTGTTCATGAACCCAGCCGGGAAAATCATGCTGATCCCATCGGCGTCGAATTCCGCGAACCATCGGTCGAACCGTGGGCATGGGATCGGCAGGAGCCGCGCGTCATCGAATTCCAGCTGATCCCTCAGCCAATGGTAGCGAGCCACGAAGGCGCATTGGGCCGGTTGCTTCGATTTACCGACGAGATCCTGGGAAAAAAAAGCGCGAAGGGTGGCCCCGAGTTCGGCTTCGGGGTTGGTTTTCCCCTCTGGCGACATGAAAAATCTTGGATCGTCCTGCAGGCTTTCATACCCGCCGGCCAGGGTCCGACGATAATGCAGAAGGTCCTGCCACTCGGGCGCGTCCGCGAGTTGAAGTGCACGCGCTCGCTCCGCGAGTTCATCCGCATAGGTGGCGCCGTCAGCGCGAACCTTGCTTGGAGTGCATAAAGCAAACAGGCCGACACCCAACAGACCGAGCAGAAAGAGTTGGCAACGATTCAGAAATCGCGTCCGGCGTGGGTTCACTACGATCGCGGTACGGGTACGGAAGGATGAGCACAACCGCGAGGTCCCAGCTCCAGAGAGCCGGGACCTCGCGGCGATAAAGAACTTACTTCGTGACCACGGCCTTTGCCAATACCGGATGCCCGGATATGGCTTCGTTCAACGAGCGGACAAAGGCCTTGGGTGATTCTTCACCAGCCTGGACCAAAGAATTATAGCGCTCCTGCGTCATGACAAAGAACTCAGGATGGTGCTCCGCTGGCACCCCCATGAGCGTCGCCAAAGAGGCCAAGTGCTCGCCCTCGCCCTGAGCCATCTCCTGTGCGAGGCTATCGAAATTCACCCCTGCAAACATAGTATCCTTGATTTCCGCCCACACCTGCCCGTCGTTGGTGCAGCCGGACGTGCCGCTGCTGATCCCGAAAGTCGTGCTCCCAAAGGTCCCATTCGTCGTCGCCATGAGTACCTGAGGCGCAATATTCTTCTGATTCTTAAAGTCGCCCCATGCGAGCTTGCCGAGACCGCAGCCCGGACCTGTGTCTGGATTGGCGGCCAGCGCCATGCCGGTTTGAGACGCTACAAAGGCCACCGCGAGCGAGAGCAGTAGTGATTTCTTCATCCATTCCTCCTTATGGTTACTGGACTGGGACGTGTCGATGAATAGCTAACGGCGATTATATCAAACAAGTTCGCTTATGAAACATCGAAGTTACGGACTGTCTCGTATCGTCGGGATCTGTGGATAACTGGTGTCGCCGGAAATGCGGAGATGGGCTCTCGCTTAAAAGCTATATCCAAACCCTACGAGCGCATAGTTGGCTTTGAAGTCTAGGGCGAGCTGCGTCCAATGAAAGGTCGTCGCCAGACGTTTGTACTCCATAAAGAGAAACACGTGCTCGTTCAGATGGGCCCTGATGCCCGCTAGGAACTGATAGCTCAATGCCGATGACCCTTCGAGCTCATGATCGGGACGACCGGGAATGTTCGTACCCGTCAGCGCTCCGGTTGCCCAGCCGAGTCCCACTCCGGCATAAGGCGTCAGACGAGAACCCGGATACTGCACGAGGAGATTGGCCATGGTGGTGAAGACGGTGAGCGCCGAACTTCCCGTTTGCGTCATGCCTCCGGACGAAATGGGAAACTGGATTCGTCCGCTATGTCCCATTGATTCAAGCTCCAGTCCAACTGTCCTCTGCGTGATCGCGGGAAAGACGGCCACCTTCACTGCCAATCCGACCCCGGCGTGAATGGTTGTCGGGGAACGGGATATGTTTTGGAAGACGGCGTCGTGATCCTCAGGAAAAGCTCCGACCACCCCCCCCGCAATATAGACGAGATCCTGCCGGGTGTCCGTACCCGAATAGCCTAAGCGCGGCAGGAAGAGACAGGCGACGGCAAGAGTCAACTTCAGAAAGAGCAGCGGGGGGCTAACGGTACGACTCACATCCCTCGCGCGGGACAGTGGAGACGAGGAGCCCAAGCTCCGGGCAAAGGGACTCGGTCGACTCGTCCCTTTGCCCGACTTGGTCGTGCAGGGATCAGCTTCCCTTCACAATAGTGCAAAACTCGGCGAAGATGCCGAGAATGTTCTTTGCGGTATAGTCGATGTGCGCCACATTGGTCACACCGCCGGCCGCTTTGGCAGCCGCAATGCTCATGTCGCCCGTCGCGACCCAGCCCAGGATGGTCGTTCCGCAGGCCTTCCCTTCTTTGGTCGCGGCCGCATTTGTGGTGGCGTAGTTGCCGAATTTCGTTTCATTGAAGATGATGCCAACCAGAGGCGACGCGACCGGTTGACAGCCATAGAGACTCAACAAGCCAGCGGCCACTGCCGCCAGTACGAAATGTTTCTTCATGAGATCCCTCCACTCGTGTAATCTCTGCAAGAGGTTAGTTGCCTTTCACGATGGTGCAGAATTCGGCGAAGATCCCCAAGATATTCTTGGCGGAGTGGTCGATGTGCGACACGTTGGTGATCCCCCCGGCCGCTTT harbors:
- a CDS encoding alpha/beta hydrolase is translated as MLDGLFVYHPHPWDERDWRKASGLPLEDVWIRTPTGSQIFGWFVEASRGAPVVLWCHGNAGNLTHRLENLRDLHGLGLSVLVFDYRGYGRSPGHPSEPGLYEDALAAFDYLIVRRRIRPERVVLFGRSLGGVVAGEVASQRPASGLILESTFPSIESVAKIHYWGLPVHLLLGARFRLVDRLPHLSLPTLVIHGDQDDIIPLSLGRAVFEGIKGRREWYVVHGAGHNDLPWVGGRTYYARLNEFVGTLGIR